TCTTAGGGGATTTGAGAAGATAACACTCCATGTAGAAGGGTATTTAAGCCGATATGAGTTGGAGGTTTTAGAGGCGTGTTCTCATGAAGTAGAGGTGGAGTGTCTCTATCATGCTACGACGTACAATGAAAAAATGTCGAGTCGTTTTCGTGAATATGGTTTGGAGGTCGAGGAGGGGTATAGCTATCACTGGAGCCTCTCCACTCATGAAGTAGTGAGTAAAGTGCCATTAGCTCCACTCAAAGAGATGTCGTGTGAGATATTTCAACACCGACTGACTCAAATCGGATTTATCAAAGCTCAGATACAGATGATGGTAGAGGGGGGAATTTCACCGGATCAGATTGTGGTGGTCGTCCCTGATGAATCGTTTGTTCACTATTTGAGAGTGTTTGATACTGAGGGAAATCTGAATTTTGCGATGGGGGAGTCGTTAGAGCGTGAGAGGGTGGTGATGGATATCGAAGCGGTGGAGCTTTTTATCAAAGAGCCAAGCGTCGAAAACAGTGCCCGATTATCGCGTATCGATACGGAATTGGTGGAGTGGCTTAAGGGGCATTATTATCAGCCGTTTGTCCTAGATGATTTACGGATACTCTCGACGATGATGATAGGCTCAGCGACACGCGACGAGGTAAAAAGTCTCATCCAAGAAGAGGTTGAGAAGTTTAAATCGATAGCCGAGGCGTTGCGCGAGCATGAGTTTAAATCGGGATTGCGGATTTTTTTGAGTCGGCTCAAAAATCGAACCATCGATGATGTCGGTGGGGGAAAAATTACGGTTATGGGGTTATTGGAGACGCGCGGTGTCTCGTATGATGGGGTAATCGTGGTCGATTTTAATGAGGGGTATGTCCCCCATCGTAGCCAAAAAGATCTTTTTTTAAATACCAAAACGAGACGGATTGCCGATTTACCCACCAGCTATGAGCGTGAATCACTCCAAAAACACTACTACTGGATGTTGTTTCAACGTGCTCAAAAAGTGGCGATTGGGTGTGTTCAAAATACCGAAACGATTCCATCACGTTTTTTACTCCAGTTGGGGATTGCGACCCATCCTGCCCAAAGCGATTTTGGAGAAATTGTATTTGGTACGGTATCACTACGAGGGGTTGAGCCGCGAGAGATTGAGGGGAGATACGATTTTCGTGCACATCCCCTCTCATCGAGCGGATTAAAGAGCTTTTTAACCTGTAAACGGCAGTTTTATTATAAATACATTGACAAAATAAAAGAGCATGAACAGCTTCAGGATTTGAGTAAAGAGCGTGATATCGGCAATGCTCTCCATAATGCCTTAGAGAGGGTATATGCCGATAAATCAAGCTATGAGAGTGCCACAGACATTAAAGAGGCACTACGAGCGGTGTTGGATGAAAAAGGGGAAAAAGATGCGATGGAGCGTTACACCAAAGCGTTATGGATTGAAAAACTGGACCCTTTTTATGAGCATGAGATAGCGCGATTCGAGGAGGGGATACGGGTAGCGTATCATGAGAAAGAGGCTCGAAAAGTAGTCGAGGGGATAGAATTGGTCGGGCGGATTGACCGAATCGATAGAAGTGTAGAGGGGCTAGAGGTTTTGGATTATAAAACCGGTCAATTTGCCGATACCAAGCGTGAACCCAAAGAGGAGGATAGTGATTACCAGCTCTCCATCTATGCCCTTTTAGCAGAAGAGTTTGGTAAGGTGAGCCGTTGCGGTTATTATGACCTCCAAAACGGGACGATTCATTATGAGCAATTTTTGGAGGAAAAAATAGCGAAATTACGAGAAATTCTCCAAACTTTAGCAGGGCAACAAGAGTGGAATTGGATGATGTGCGAGGAGCTCAAACATTGCCGTTATTGCCCCTATGCAACCTTGTGCCAAAGGGATTTGTAATGGGACATTTTGAACCTTTTTTAGCCTATGAGGCGAGTGCGGGATCGGGCAAAACGTTTAACCTCGTCGTCCGGTATTTGAGTTTATTGTTTATGGGGGAAGATGCCGGATCGATTACGGCGTTGACCTTTACCAACAAAGCGGCAAACGAGATGCGTCAACGGGTGATTGAGACATTACGCTCCCTAGAGAAGCGAGGTGAGCTTACTGAGATTTCCAATGTGAGCGGTTTAAGTAGTGATGAGATACTCAAAAGACGGGATGGAGTTCTATGGAAATTACTCCGCTCCGATATGAAAATTTCGACAATTGATACCTTTTTCGGGACGATTTTGCGAAAATTTGCCCTTAATGCGGGGATTATGCCTACGTTTAGTGCTCTAAATCAACACCATGAGGTGAAATTTCTCAAACGGTTTCTCCATGAGATAGAGACACAGCATCAGATGGAGCCGTTAATCCAACTCTCACTGCTGAGCTCCAAACGACTCAACGATATTTTTAGCCTCCTCTCATCGCTCTACGCCAAACACAAGGAGCTAGAGGGGGTATCGTTAACTCCTTATAGGGTAGATGATACGTCGATTGAGAAAGCGATGGAGTGTGCCTATGCTCTCGCAAAAATGATGGAAGACAAACCTCTCAGTGAGCGTGCTCGAAAAACGATGCAGTTTGAGAGTTATGAGGAACTACTCCAAAAGACATGGGTATTTAAGCCCTCGATGGAGTATTGGGATTTTAAAAAGGTGTACGAACCCCGTATGGATGGTTTATTGCGGGAGATACAAGAATCGATTGCGTCGCAGATGCAAACCTATGAGGGGGAGTTTTTAGAGGCACTGTTTCGGATTTTAAAAATCTATATCCACAGCCGTCAAAATTTGATACGGCAAAATAACGAGCTTACCTTTGATGATATTACCCTCATGGTGCATGATTTATTGCGTAGAAAGTTAGAGAGTGAATTTCTCTATTTCAGACTCGATGGGGAGATGAAGCATCTGTTGTTGGATGAGTTTCAAGACACCAGTGTGTTGCAGTTCGATATTTTGCGTCCCCTTATCGAAGAGATTGCCGCCGGAATCGGGATAAACGAGGGGGGAAGTTTTTTCTTCGTCGGAGATGTCAAACAATCAATTTACCGTTTCCGAGGAGGGGTGAGTGCCCTCTTTTACGAAGTGGCGGAGTGTTTTAATGTACAAGTAAAGGCGCTGGAAGTCAACTACCGCTCCGCTTCTTGTATCGTGGAGTTTGTTAACCGCGTATTTGAGAGTTCAATGAAACGGTATATTTCCCAAAAATCACCCGAAGAAAAAAAAGGTGGATACGTCGAAGTAGTTGTGGATGAAGAGCCGCTACGTGCGTTGTTAAAAGAGATTACTATCCTTTTGTCATTGGGGATATCGTACAACGATATTGCGGTGTTGTGTGTGACCAACTCCGATGCCTCACGGGTGCAAGAGCTTTTAGAAGAGCACCATATCCATGTGGTGAGTGAAGCAACCTCTCTGCTGATTCATCAACGAAGTGTCCAAGCGGTGATTGAGTATTTACGTTATTGTTATTTCAATCATGAGATTTATCGTCACAACTGCGCGACACTGATTGGGTGCGAGGTAGAGAGTATTGAGCGTCATAGTATTGTGGATGTGTTGAGCCAATCCATCGACTTTATCCGACACCACGCACTCGGAGATAAAAGTGCCCTTTTGTTTATCGAAAAACTGAGTCAGTATCGTGATATCGAAGCGGTCATCTTTGAGATAGAGAGGCTTGAAGCGACGTCGGCACAGAGTGATTTGGAGGGTGTCCGTATTATGACGGTTCATAAATCCAAAGGGTTAGAGTTCGAACACGTCATCGTACTGGATCGTTTGGGGCAGATGAAAAGTAGAAATAATCCGCTGTTGTACGAGTATGACGGGGTGAGTTTAACCCATCTCTTTGTGCGGACAAAAGGGCGCGAAGTTTTGGATCAAAACTACCAAAGGGCTCTCGAAAAAGAGGAGGCATTGGCAAACGAAGATCAGCTTAATGCCCTCTACGTTGCCCTAACTCGAGCGGTTGAATCGTTGGTAGTGATTGCCAAACCTAAATCATCATGGTTTGAGCCGTTACAACTCACACCAAACCATTGGGGAGAGCGGGAACACAAACACAAAGAGAAAAAAGAGATAGTACCGCTAAAACCGTTTGATTACCACCACCTCTCATATGGGAACCAAGAGGAGTTTGTCGCATCCCTGCAAGCCGATGAACACGATTATGAGGCGATACAATACGGCTTGGCACTTCACTATGCATTGGAGATGATGATTCAATTTGACACTCAATCAATACCTCTGTCCGTAGAAGCGGCTAAAAAACGTTTCGGAGCTTTTATCGGTGGGGATAAACTGGTTTCATTGGAAAAAACATTGAGTGCGCTTGTCTCGAATGAGACATTTAAGAGATTGACGCGTGGGAAACACTACAAAGAGCAACGGTTCTTTTTTAAAGAGCAGATGCGGGTGATTGATTTATTGGTAGAGGATGAAGCGGGGCATTGGGTCGTTATCGATTATAAAAGCGGTAGTGAGAAAAGTGGTGAGCACGAAGCGCAAGTGCGTGGATACATGGAAGCGGTCAAGGCATTAAGCGGGGGGGAGGTATCGGGCTATCTCTGTTATCTCTCCGAAAATGATGTCCTTATAAAAAACTTAATTTAAGTATATTATAAGTTTATATGGGTACAATTTCGCCACTATTTAGACTACAAAAGGAGGCTCACAATGAAATTTACTAAAATTGCAACACCTGAGCAAATCGAACGTAAATGGGTTTTGATTGACGCAGAGGGGAAAACATTCGGTCGTATTATGACGGACGTTGCAACTCGCCTTCGCGGAAAAGACAAACCTTACTTTACCCCAAATGTTGACTGTGGTGACTTCGTTGTTATCATTAACGCTGAAAAAGCAATCATCAACGGTAACGGTAAAACGGCTACTAAAACGTATCACCGTCACACAGGTTACTTTGGTAACGTAAAAAGCGAAAAATTTACTGAGCTTTTGGCAACAAACCCAGAAAAAGTTTTCAAACTTGCCGCTCGCGGTATGCTTCCTAAAACAAAATTGGGTCGCGCAATGATCAAAAAATTAAAAGTCTATGCAGGTGCGGAACATCCACACTCAGCACAGATTTCTAAGTAAGGATAAACGATGGCAAAAACATATGCAACCGGCAGAAGAAAAACATCGATCGCAAAAGTATGGTTGACTCCAGGTACTGGTAAAATCACTGTAAACGGTCTTTCACTTGATGCATGGCTTGGTGGTCTTGAAGCGAAAAAATTGCGTGTAACGCAACCTCTTTCATTGGTTAAACAAGACACTTCAGTTGATATCAATGCAACTACTACAGGTGGCGGTTTCTCAGGTCAATCTGATGCACTTCGTCACGGTATCTCTCGTGCACTTTGTACTTACGATCCTGCTTTCCGTGCGGTTCTTAAACCATTCGGTATGCTTACACGTGACTCACGTATCGTTGAGCGTAAAAAACCAGGTCTTCGCAAAGCACGTCGTTCTCCTCAATTCTCAAAACGTTAATGGTTCCTTGGGAACTATTAAAAGTTTCCTCGAAAACGTTAATCGTTTACTCTTCCCTTCTTTGGGGAAGAAATTTCTTCTAAACATTCTCATCTATTTTCACAAGATATAATTATATTTATTTTATAACTGAAAGTTATTCTTTATGAATTAATTTTATAGGCGATTATCCGAAATTTATGTATCATTCGTTACTTTTTTTATTGGAGATTCATTGTTTTCTCGTAAATCCAAATCATCAGGCGTGAAATCACGTACACTTATCCTCAGCGTTGCTTTATTTTTAACCCTTGCTACAAACGGAGCTTTTTTTAAACACGTATTAGAGGTCTATCCATGGACACTTCATACTGCACCTATGATTATCTCATTAGGGGTTGTTTTAATGGGGGCTATTGTCATATTATTGACTTTGTTTAGTTCCCGTTATCTGCTAAAACCATTTTTGATTACTGTTTTATTATTGTCTTCGCTGGTTACCTATTTTATGAATAGTTATGACATTATTGTTGATACCCATATGATTGAAAATATTTTACAAACCAATATCCACGAATCGAGCGATTTGTTGAGCATTAAACAAGTGTTGTATTTTCTCATTTTGGGTGTTATCCCTTCGATTGTTGTCTATCGTGTGAAAATTGCCAAAACGACATTTAAGAGTACTGTGATCGAAAGTCTCCAAAATATTTTGGTTGCTTTGGGGGTTATGGCTATACTTATTTTTTCGTTCAGTAAATTTTATACTTCCTTTTTTCGAGAACATAAGCCACTTCGTTACTACACTAATCCAACATTCTATCTTTACACGATAGGTCAATACGTTCACCAATCATTTTCTCATAAGATGAGTGGGCTTCAGCAACTAGGGATGGATGCGAAGGTGAATGACTCCACCCATCGAAAATTGGTTGTTTTGGTTGTGGGTGAAGCGGTACGATGGGACCATTTTTCATTAAACGGCTACACTCGTGAAACAAATCCGTTACTTAAAAAAGAGGATATTATTAATTTTACAGAGT
The sequence above is drawn from the Sulfuricurvum sp. genome and encodes:
- a CDS encoding PD-(D/E)XK nuclease family protein, producing MQSQLIVFPTSRSIRETLRGYGDGFLPTTLGMGDFLDRSVRGGGKIVPDDDLRLLALHEATNFSAFDTLHIERNFFTFIQNSTYIFRFFEELSGEMVSIEALEGADVYGEYEEHIAILKKLWCEYQKIVDSRGWSDPIFSKSIIEINEGYLRGFEKITLHVEGYLSRYELEVLEACSHEVEVECLYHATTYNEKMSSRFREYGLEVEEGYSYHWSLSTHEVVSKVPLAPLKEMSCEIFQHRLTQIGFIKAQIQMMVEGGISPDQIVVVVPDESFVHYLRVFDTEGNLNFAMGESLERERVVMDIEAVELFIKEPSVENSARLSRIDTELVEWLKGHYYQPFVLDDLRILSTMMIGSATRDEVKSLIQEEVEKFKSIAEALREHEFKSGLRIFLSRLKNRTIDDVGGGKITVMGLLETRGVSYDGVIVVDFNEGYVPHRSQKDLFLNTKTRRIADLPTSYERESLQKHYYWMLFQRAQKVAIGCVQNTETIPSRFLLQLGIATHPAQSDFGEIVFGTVSLRGVEPREIEGRYDFRAHPLSSSGLKSFLTCKRQFYYKYIDKIKEHEQLQDLSKERDIGNALHNALERVYADKSSYESATDIKEALRAVLDEKGEKDAMERYTKALWIEKLDPFYEHEIARFEEGIRVAYHEKEARKVVEGIELVGRIDRIDRSVEGLEVLDYKTGQFADTKREPKEEDSDYQLSIYALLAEEFGKVSRCGYYDLQNGTIHYEQFLEEKIAKLREILQTLAGQQEWNWMMCEELKHCRYCPYATLCQRDL
- a CDS encoding RecB-like helicase: MGHFEPFLAYEASAGSGKTFNLVVRYLSLLFMGEDAGSITALTFTNKAANEMRQRVIETLRSLEKRGELTEISNVSGLSSDEILKRRDGVLWKLLRSDMKISTIDTFFGTILRKFALNAGIMPTFSALNQHHEVKFLKRFLHEIETQHQMEPLIQLSLLSSKRLNDIFSLLSSLYAKHKELEGVSLTPYRVDDTSIEKAMECAYALAKMMEDKPLSERARKTMQFESYEELLQKTWVFKPSMEYWDFKKVYEPRMDGLLREIQESIASQMQTYEGEFLEALFRILKIYIHSRQNLIRQNNELTFDDITLMVHDLLRRKLESEFLYFRLDGEMKHLLLDEFQDTSVLQFDILRPLIEEIAAGIGINEGGSFFFVGDVKQSIYRFRGGVSALFYEVAECFNVQVKALEVNYRSASCIVEFVNRVFESSMKRYISQKSPEEKKGGYVEVVVDEEPLRALLKEITILLSLGISYNDIAVLCVTNSDASRVQELLEEHHIHVVSEATSLLIHQRSVQAVIEYLRYCYFNHEIYRHNCATLIGCEVESIERHSIVDVLSQSIDFIRHHALGDKSALLFIEKLSQYRDIEAVIFEIERLEATSAQSDLEGVRIMTVHKSKGLEFEHVIVLDRLGQMKSRNNPLLYEYDGVSLTHLFVRTKGREVLDQNYQRALEKEEALANEDQLNALYVALTRAVESLVVIAKPKSSWFEPLQLTPNHWGEREHKHKEKKEIVPLKPFDYHHLSYGNQEEFVASLQADEHDYEAIQYGLALHYALEMMIQFDTQSIPLSVEAAKKRFGAFIGGDKLVSLEKTLSALVSNETFKRLTRGKHYKEQRFFFKEQMRVIDLLVEDEAGHWVVIDYKSGSEKSGEHEAQVRGYMEAVKALSGGEVSGYLCYLSENDVLIKNLI
- the rplM gene encoding 50S ribosomal protein L13, with amino-acid sequence MKFTKIATPEQIERKWVLIDAEGKTFGRIMTDVATRLRGKDKPYFTPNVDCGDFVVIINAEKAIINGNGKTATKTYHRHTGYFGNVKSEKFTELLATNPEKVFKLAARGMLPKTKLGRAMIKKLKVYAGAEHPHSAQISK
- the rpsI gene encoding 30S ribosomal protein S9 — protein: MAKTYATGRRKTSIAKVWLTPGTGKITVNGLSLDAWLGGLEAKKLRVTQPLSLVKQDTSVDINATTTGGGFSGQSDALRHGISRALCTYDPAFRAVLKPFGMLTRDSRIVERKKPGLRKARRSPQFSKR